The Punica granatum isolate Tunisia-2019 chromosome 4, ASM765513v2, whole genome shotgun sequence genome has a window encoding:
- the LOC116204349 gene encoding S-protein homolog 4-like, which yields MGSFPKHLIFILMVVALSVLLTDIHPCEGRQVDQSPQRIILQNGLANSAKLTVRCWRRDNKSDLGTHVVAPGRSYEFRFRLNKTLNVAIYACSFRWPPKRSEQFDVYDQLVDLNQVFDVITNSG from the exons atgggTTCCTTCCCTAAGCATCTCATCTTCATCCTGATGGTGGTTGCACTTTCAGTACTCCTCACGGATATTCATCCATGCGAGGGACGACAAGTAGATCAGTCGCCACAACGGATCATACTCCAGAATGGTCTCGCCAACTCGGCCAAGCTCACGGTCCGTTGCTGGAGAAGGGATAACAAGTCTGACCTCGGAACTCACGTTGTCGCGCCAGGGAGATCTTACGAGTTCCGTTTCCGGCTCAATAAGACGCTCAATGTAGCAATATATGCCTGCAGCTTTCGGTGGCCACCAAAGAGGTCCGAGCAGTTTGACGTATACGATCAGCTCGTAGACCTCAATCAAG TGTTCGATGTCATCACAAATTCGGGCTGA
- the LOC116204629 gene encoding uncharacterized protein LOC116204629, with translation MDSLASKVAMSSANLAGISSPRLFDVNSWICRGFWCKGRGDTVKKLRAVSSNGYVCHSASDGADLRAVGDSHMRRSSLESLFCYDKPIPEERIEKPVGLSLSAKAIGDNPRCNDCEAKGAVLCATCSGSGLYVDSILESQGIIVKVRCLGCGGSGNIMCSECGGRGHLGDK, from the exons ATGGATTCTCTAGCTTCGAAGGTGGCCATGTCATCGGCTAATTTGGCCGGAATTTCTTCGCCAAGATTGTTTGACGTGAATAGTTGGATCTGCCGTGGGTTTTGGTGCAAAGGAAGAGGAGACACGGTGAAGAAGTTGCGAGCAGTCTCTTCGAACGGTTATGTTTGTCACTCGGCCTCTGATGGG GCTGATTTGAGGGCAGTGGGAGACTCTCACATGCGAAGGAGCAGTCTTGAGTCTCTCTTCTGCTATGACAAGCCTATCCCGGAAGAGAGAATCGAGAAGCCAGTCGGTCTTTCTTTATCAGCAAAAGCTATTGGAGATAACCCCAGATGCAATGATTGCGAAGCTAAAGGGGCTGTCCTTTGCGCTACCTGCTCTGGCTCTGGCTTGTACGTCGACTCAATATTGGAGAGCCAGGGGATTATTGTCAAAGTCCGTTGCCTAG GTTGTGGTGGAAGTGGCAACATTATGTGTTCAGAATGTGGCGGCCGAGGTCATCTCGGAGATAAATAA